In Rutidosis leptorrhynchoides isolate AG116_Rl617_1_P2 chromosome 2, CSIRO_AGI_Rlap_v1, whole genome shotgun sequence, one genomic interval encodes:
- the LOC139888958 gene encoding uncharacterized protein, translating to MGVKVKFGNGLTSSFWKDNWKANVPLCSKYHRLFHLDVNGDCSIDDRVHNGEWAWEWVRPIGPRYSSLLQEMKIELDNISLNNDVDRKVWSLSNEGVYKVRDIRALIDISILPSWNLATRWVKQLPRKINVFIWRVAWNRLPTRLNFLARGMDIEDIGCPLCDYNVESLDHLLFGCVMAKELWLKVKIWVDMDVARDCSSWSEWVSWFDSWSGASDSKTKLYVFVASLLWHIWRFRNSKLFGSNSMKKAFLFDSI from the exons ATGGGGGTTAAG GTTaaattcggtaatgggttaacatCGAGTTTTTGGAAAGATAATTGGAAAGCGAACGTGCCACTTTGTTCTAAATACCACCGATTATTCCACTTGGACGTTAATGGGGATTGCTCGATTGATGACCGGGTCCATAATGGTGAATGGGCCTGGGAATGGGTTAGACCAATTGGGCCACGTTATTCATCATTGTTGCAGGAGATGAAAATTGAGCTGGACAATATTTCTTTAAACAATGATGTAGATCGAAAAGTTTGGTCATTATCTAACGAGGGAGTTTACAAGGTTCGTGACATCCGAGCACTAATTGATATTAGTATTCTACCGAGCTGGAATTTGGCTACTCGTTGGGTCAAACAACTTCCTCGCAAGATTAACGTTTTTATATGGAGAGTTGCTTGGAACAGGCTTCCAACTCGTCTTAATTTTTTGGCTAGAGGTATGGATATCGAGGATATTGGTTGCCCTTTATGCGACTATAATGTGGAATCTTTGGATCATCTATTATTTGGTTGCGTAATGGCTAAAGAACTATGGCTCAAGGTCAAGATTTGGGTGGACATGGATGTTGCTCGTGATTGTAGCTCATGGTCAGAATGGGTATCGTGGTTCGACTCATGGTCGGGTGCATCAGATTCGAAGACAAAGCTTTATGTTTTTGTGGCTTCCTTATTATGGCATATTTGGAGATTTCGCAATAGCAAGTTGTTCGGGTCCAATTCGATGAAGAAAGCGTTCCTTTTTGATTCTATATGA